The sequence GCAGACATGGACCTTCCCTTGCCTAAGCCACTGGTGTTGATCAGGACTACAGAAATAACACATCAAATAATTGAGATGGTTATGGCAGTCGCTGCTGGACGTTTCAAGATGTGGCATTCCCAAGAATGTTGATGTCACTTCGGTTCGTGTGCAGCAGGAACGTTCCCTGAACCAGGTACAGTTGGAGAGGCTGTAAGCTTCTTTCGGCACTCTGTCAGGGCCTACAAACAAAATTCGGTTCGGAACAATATTAAATGGACTGGCGTTTCATTGGGGTTAAATGGCAAAATATCTTCCTTAGGTTCCCACCAGCAGTATACGGATTAGAATATCAACCACAACCACAAGATCgtgaaaatatacttttttGGATCTAAAAAGAATGTGTACCGTAATCTTGTATTGAAAGCTTAAGATCTTGATGTTAACACAACAGAATGCATTCATTGTCAtcactattttcattttcccatgaCAACCAATAGACAAAAATCATTATCACAGACATAATGTAAGAACTCTCATAATGACATAATGTATAATAAATTGCCTGTGAAAAATTGAACGCAATAAAGATGAATAAGTGAACCGAAAAAATGGGATATTTTGCAAGAACCTGGCATTTCTTAAtccaaaaaatgttttgtgAATGCAAATATATGAAAACCAAACGTAATTATTTAGGGGTCAACTCGCGCTGACCTCTCTATCGGCAAAATGGAATGCTAAATCGGCACAAACAGTAAATTAACAATTCATAATGCCGGCGTCAGCAGAAACTCGCCTATATCATTGTCAATCAGCGCtgaaaataatcattattatggcTAAATGAAACACGGATTCAATATTTCTGTTCAATAGCGTTGcttgtagccaatcagattaaaAAAATACCGTCACCTTGGATGACATTGTGATGACTACTATTAATATAATTGGCAGAATACATTTTATTCCTGCTATCAAAACAGTTTTGCATATTGCGAAAGAAAAACAACCGAATATAAGCGAATACCGTCTGCAACGATAGTTGTACATTCTCATGTAAAGAAATTGCAAACACAATATTTTACAGACCTGCAAGGCTCACCAAAACATGCCTACTAAGCGGGGAATTCCCTTTTATGAAAAAGGTACATATGATCTTGAAAACAACGTACTCCGTGGACAAAAAAACATTGACGTTAATTGGTTCGTGACTAGCAAATCATTATAATACCATAAACAATGAAATTTACACGTGAAAATTAAATGCAAGAAATCTTTCCATGGTTGTTGACTGACTATAcctattttttttgtcaatgtaTCCCGTGTCCAAACTAGGGCAAACAGATATGAATTTTGCTCCGACCATGAATGGTTTCCATAAATTTGCCGTTTTAGGAAGCCCATTTGTGCAGGACAGAAAAGACAAGAATGCATTAACTTATACATACCGTAATATGAGCAAATCTGTCGTTGTGCTGAGCTCTGGATGACAAAAATGCCCACATAAGATACAGCGATCATATGCAAAATTTTCGCCATGTTGTTTCTACAATAaattcggaaaataccatattAGTGATCGGAAACACTCGGTAGAGCCAAAATaccatctgaccaatcagaatgcaggaaatcaGCTGCCGAATGAAAGCCGATGGTAAATAGAATTGAAATGGCGGTTTTGAAGAAGAGGGTTAAGACCAAAGCAAAACATTTCGACCTGTTGCTTCTTGTTCAGTGGGCAAAAGAGTTGTTATTTGACCCGACCAAGACATGGATTATCGCAGGTGCTCTTCTTCTAGCAGAGATTGTGGTAAATGTTGGAGTAATATGGAAGATCAATTGTGAGTCAACTGCTTACTATTAtagtattaatttttgttgtatCCATGGTTAAATTTGAGAATACCCTGTGACTTCTTTGCAGACGAATAGAGCCTGTGTCTCGTTCTTAAGAGAAGAAAGTAACACGCGAATGAGTAGCAGGGTGTTCTGAAAACGATCCCACCCCACCCAAAACTAGTCATTATAAGGTTTGAAAGACACTGCCTAGAAATAAGCTCCATaatttgcaaaaaagaaaaaaacttttaattcattttaaattaataATGATTCTAATTACCGTTATCTTCGTCAAGTCTGAAAAGAGACAACTTTGATTCTTTGCTCAACAGATTCATTCTCCCATTTTTGAAGGGAACAAGATTTAGGACTTTTagatttttgacattttttttgcttctagATACAGAGATAGACTGGGAAGCTTACATGGAGGA is a genomic window of Acropora muricata isolate sample 2 chromosome 8, ASM3666990v1, whole genome shotgun sequence containing:
- the LOC136925475 gene encoding uncharacterized protein, yielding MAKILHMIAVSYVGIFVIQSSAQRQICSYYGPDRVPKEAYSLSNCTWFRERSCCTRTEVTSTFLGMPHLETSSSDCHNHLNYLMCYFCSPDQHQWLRQGKVHVCKSFCNDVYKHCKDAKFDGKALSSVYSNGNEFCKAQHFNVLDEDTQACYTFDDSLFATASLHKGCSFRVILLPVVSLIYHFLWT